A genomic region of Eriocheir sinensis breed Jianghai 21 chromosome 42, ASM2467909v1, whole genome shotgun sequence contains the following coding sequences:
- the LOC127009864 gene encoding uncharacterized transmembrane protein DDB_G0289901-like isoform X30, with translation MPESNCHLCHIHDHTPSNTLLRTHPLRVSRTNHTTTALPSTSTTLPHHHHHGRSARGSGSNLANLSDRTNSLPGSRSNTLSHTPQVSIAPDGDRVGTHRRHHHSRHHHRHHHHSRHSDDSRHGSTNSRDDLSGVLAALMETSRSPSAASNRASSGHREPDLLTALPPVAHTSKGSTLTRETREGERRPSNSTLAQDTEQDYYLHVHRQAFKEEARRQRFNLQTVMLIGCYTLLFVVAIIVGVVLCQQNGWLGLGTPDPPPPLSDNPDFRPSQARELDRTGRGRGSRNRGARLPGPTIDYDYPDDGPPPRISAGPILPSGENDPLRSLNFGPDDLAAAEAGHGVGGRAPPLPVSPSGAQSDSSRNWEGAENRAGVGGGGKSLRPHPGRRPAPGNLPDAFVPQGSPGGQGRPAGVAGAGILDTLMSVEEHGVAGGSHGQGGVFMPGGDGRNTAGSNRAFNGAGNTASNNRAFDGAGSTVGNNRAFNGAGNTADNNRAFNGAGNTAGNNRAFDGAGNTAGNNRAFNGAGNTAGNNRAFNGAGNTAGNNIAFNGAGNTAGNNRAFNGAGNTAGNNRAFNGAGNTAGNNRAFNGAGNTAGNTRAFNIAGNNGVFNTAGNTAGNNGAFSGARSTAASNNVAFNAAGNTGTGSSSSFSTAGVTGAGSNGRFNGAANTPENNAAQNAASIVGGGGDRAFNSVGNAGTGRNGAFRVAANNDDGANRVFSGVGNSGSGANGAFNGAGNTGGGSLNGAGNTGGGSLNGAGNTGGGSLNGAGNTGGGSLNGAGNTGGGSLNGAGNTGGGSLNGAGNTGGGSLNGAGNTGGRSLNGAGNTGGRSLNGAGNTGGGSLNGAGNTGGGSLNGAGNTGVRGNTGGVINIGTVAESTSPAGTGAGSTGLEATGVGTAGVGATGLGNVDVGATGSRARGVGSTGVRGTGAGVTGADNIGVGATGSRASGAGITGVRGTGVGNTGVGNTGIGATGNGGVSRSGVATDRNGDGTLTGVTGNTGMGSTGTLGGGVNGNRAVNTGGNAATTPLGGIVNNGNARFNNGVVNAGAGSGGSRSNGRRPAGTLLPVTTSTVNTGSSNAFASGGVPLPGLGPHGNSVPNTGIGNGGSTGNTRNRPNAGVGSTGLGIGTGSAGVSHDSAGTGVDNTGFGTGVRNAGAGIGLGGAGAGTDVANSGFGAAVGSAGNTGVGGVGADMGTGVGKVSAGVGNAGNRFAVRVNNDDTRTGVSNTGGSAVLGNAGASNWVTNNGAGNTAGADTSDASVGTKVVNAGVGGRASNVRTGISVGSTGAGEDTGRQDNAASIIGAGRPGLGLSGGAAVDVSGDRVTDGGGGVRRPGGRQSTRGRGVLRDLGNGNRNIGRGSAEPSNSAPTPGSEGRGGPSAPAQPAPSNTLGGGEAEAKAGQGQGSVASRRTVAGPGFTVQRGQVVAMATITPDSPDPTLLRPDHDVIVHISPSTQGPAVTLLANPDKTGDTTIEATGGGSAGTASTGAVGEGNRAASLGGRVSVRIEGPSRRKLTRERVSMVPGSGRGNSARAGVVLRRWEHMDDAGTLSRGLVRQDGSFSFTNCRPSEICRATQG, from the exons ATGCCTGAATCCAACTGCCACCTTTGCCACATTCACGACCACACTCCCTCCAACACACTTCTCAGAACCCATCCCTTAAGGGTCTCCAGaaccaaccacaccaccaccgcactaccatccacctccaccacactccctcaccaccaccaccatgggagATCAGCACGAGGGAGTGGGAGTAACTTAGCCAACCTTAGCGACAGAACGAACTCCCTCCCTGGCAGCCGCAGCAACACCCTCTCGCACACTCCACAAGTCTCCATAGCCCCTGATGGTGATAGGGTTGGCACACACAGACGGCATCACCATTcccgtcatcaccaccgtcaccatcaccacagccgcCACTCCGATGACTCCAGGCACGGGTCTACTAACTCCAGAGATGACTTGAGTGGGGTCTTGGCTGCCCTGATGGAGACCAGTCGCTCCCCCAGTGCAGCCAGTAACCGTGCTAGTAGTGGGCACCGAGAACCTGACCTCCTCACCGCCCTTCCACCGGTCGCCCACACCAGCAA gGGCAGCACATTAACAAGGGAAACAAGGGAGGGAGAGCGGCGCCCCAGCAACAGCACGCTGGCGCAGGACACGGAGCAGGACTACTACCTCCATGTGCACCGCCAGGCCTTCAAGGAGGAGGCGCGGCGACAACGCTTCAACCTGCAGACCGTCATGCTCATAGGCTGCTACACGCTGCTG TTCGTGGTGGCCATCATCGTGGGTGTGGTGCTGTGTCAGCAGAACGGCTGGCTGGGCCTGGGTACACCTGACCCCCCGCCACCCCTCAGCGATAACCCTGACTTCCGGCCGTCCCAGGCACGGGAGCTAGACAGAACCGGGCGTGGCCGCGGCTCCAGGAACAGGGGCGCGCGTCTCCCCGGCCCCACTATAGACTACGACTATCCCGACGACGGGCCGCCCCCCAGGATCAGCGCCGGGCCAATCCTCCCCTCCGGTGAGAACGACCCCCTTCGCTCCCTCAACTTTGGCCCCGACGACCTGGCAGCAGCCGAAGCAGGGCATGGGGTGGGGGGCCGAGCCCCTCCCCTGCCTGTCTCCCCATCTGGTGCGCAGTCTGACTCTTCGAGAAACTGGGAGGGGGCGGAGAATCGTGCCGGGGTGGGCGGTGGCGGCAAGAGCCTCAGGCCACACCCAGGCCGCCGCCCAGCACCAGGGAATTTGCCAGACGCTTTCGTGCCCCAGGGCAGCCCCGGCGGCCAGGGTCGCCCCGCGGGGGTGGCTGGGGCAGGGATTCTGGACACCCTGATGTCTGTGGAGGAGCATGGCGTGGCAGGGGGCAGCCACGGACAGGGAGGCGTCTTCATGCCGGGCGGTGACGGGCGCAACACTGCAGGCAGCAACAGAGCATTTAATGGCGCTGGCAACACTGCTAGCAACAACAGAGCATTTGACGGCGCTGGCAGCACTGTAGGCAACAACAGAGCATTTAACGGCGCTGGCAACACTGCAGACAACAACAGAGCATTTAACGgcgctggcaacactgcaggcaACAACAGAGCATTTGACGgcgctggcaacactgcaggcaACAACAGAGCATTTAACGGCGCTGGCAATACTGCAGGTAACAACAGGGCATTTAACGgcgctggcaacactgcaggcaACAACATAGCATTTAACGgcgctggcaacactgcaggcaACAACAGAGCATTTAACGgcgctggcaacactgcaggcaACAACAGAGCATTTAACGgcgctggcaacactgcaggcaACAACAGAGCATTTAACGGCGCTGGCAACACTGCTGGCAACACCAGAGCATTTAATATTGCTGGCAACAACGGAGTATTTAACACCGCTGGCAACACTGCTGGCAACAACGGAGCATTTAGCGGAGCTAGAAGCACTGCTGCCAGCAATAATGTAGCATTTAACGCTGCTGGCAACACTGGTACTGGCAGCAGCAGCTCATTCAGCACCGCAGGTGTCACTGGTGCTGGCAGCAACGGAAGATTCAACGGCGCTGCCAACACTCCTGAGAACAACGCAGCACAGAACGCAGCCAGCATCGTAGGAGGGGGCGGCGACAGAGCATTTAACAGTGTTGGTAACGCAGGCACGGGCAGAAACGGGGCATTTAGAGTTGctgctaataatgatgatggtgccAACAGGGTATTCAGTGGTGTTGGTAACTCTGGTAGCGGTGCCAATGGAGCATTTAATGGTGCTGGCAACACTGGAGGTGGATCATTGAATGGTGCTGGCAACACTGGAGGTGGATCATTGAATGGTGCTGGCAACACTGGAGGTGGATCATTGAATGGTGCTGGCAACACTGGAGGTGGATCATTGAATGGTGCTGGCAACACTGGAGGTGGATCATTGAATGGTGCTGGCAACACTGGAG GTGGATCATTGAATGGTGCTGGCAACACTGGAGGTGGATCACTTAATGGTGCTGGCAACACTGGAGGTAGATCACTGAATGGTGCTGGCAACACTGGAG GTAGATCACTTAATGGTGCTGGCAACACTGGAGGTGGATCACTTAATGGTGCTGGCAACACTGGAG GTGGATCACTTAATGGTGCTGGCAACACTGGTGTCCGCGGCAACACTGGCGGCGTGATTAATATCGGCACAGTTGCTGAAAGCACTAGTCCTGCCGGCACTGGTGCTGGCAGTACTGGGTTGGAAGCCACTGGTGTTGGCACTGCCGGTGTGGGAGCCACAGGTCTTGGTAACGTTGATGTGGGAGCTACTGGAAGTAGAGCTAGAGGTGTTGGTAGCACTGGTGTAAGAGGAACTGGAGCTGGAGTCACTGGTGCTGATAACATTGGTGTAGGAGCTACTGGTAGTAGAGCTAGTGGTGCTGGTATTACTGGTGTGAGAGGCACAGGTGTTGGAAATACAGGCGTTGGTAACACTGGCATAGGTGCTACCGGTAACGGGGGTGTCTCACGCAGTGGTGTTGCTACCGATCGTAACGGTGACGGAACCCTTACTGGGGTTACTGGCAACACTGGGATGGGCAGCACCGGTACACTTGGTGGTGGTGTCAACGGAAACAGAGCAGTCAACACTGGTGGTAATGCTGCGACCACTCCTCTTGGTGGTATTGTTAACAATGGCAATGCAAGATTCAACAATGGTGTTGTCAACGCTGGTGCTGGCAGTGGTGGTTCCCGCAGTAACGGGAGGCGCCCTGCCGGCACCTTGCTACCTGTCACTACCTCCACAGTCAACACCGGTAGTAGCAACGCCTTTGCAAGTGGTGGTGTTCCCCTCCCCGGCCTAGGACCTCATGGAAATAGTGTGCCTAATACCGGTATTGGTAACGGTGGTAGTACTGGCAATACTAGGAACAGACCAAACGCTGGTGTTGGTAGTACTGGTTTGGGTATTGGCACAGGCAGTGCTGGTGTTAGTCATGATAGTGCTGGTACAGGTGTTGACAATACTGGTTTTGGCACTGGTGTTCGCAACGCCGGGGCAGGTATTGGTttaggtggtgctggtgctggaacTGATGTTGCTAATTCTGGTTTTGGTGCTGCTGTTGGCAGTGCTGGTAATACCGGTGTTGGCGGTGTTGGAGCTGATATGGGCACTGGTGTTGGCAAAGTTAGTGCTGGTGTTGGTAATGCTGGGAACAGATTTGCTGTCAGAGTTAATAATGATGACACTAGGACTGGTGTTAGCAATACTGGTGGCAGTGCTGTTCTAGGCAATGCTGGTGCCAGTAATTGGGTCACTAATAATGGTGCTGGAAATACTGCCGGCGCTGATACTAGTGATGCTAGTGTTGGCACTAAAGTTGTGAACGCTGGTGTTGGCGGTAGAGCTAGTAATGTTCGTACAGGTATAAGTGTTGGCAGTACTGGAGCTGGTGAGGATACAGGAAGACAGGATAACGCCGCGAGTATTATCGGCGCTGGCAGACCTGGCCTCGGGCTTAGTGGCGGGGCCGCGGTGGATGTTAGCGGTGACAGGGTCACTGATGGCGGCGGCGGAGTACGGCGGCCAGGGGGGCGGCAAAGCACTCGAGGGCGAGGAGTCTTACGGGACTTGGGTAATGGAAACAGAAACATAGGGCGGGGGAGTGCAGAACCCTCTAACTCCGCCCCCACCCCAGGATCTGAAGGAAGGGGCGGCCCCAGCGCCCCTGCCCAGCCCGCTCCGAGCAATACCCTAGGAGGCGGCGAAGCAGAGGCCAAGGCGGGACAGGGGCAGGGCAGCGTGGCGTCGCGGCGTACCGTGGCGGGACCGGGATTCACTGTGCAGCGGGGACAGGTGGTTGCCATGGCCACCATCACGCCGGACAGCCCCGACCCGACGCTGTTGCGCCCCGACCATGACGTCATCGTTCACATCTCCCCAAGCACGCAGGGTCCCGCCGTGACGCTGCTGGCCAACCCCGACAAGACAGGCGACACAACCATTGAAGCTACGGGAGGGGGAAGTGCTGGGACGGCGAGCACGGGTGCGGTGGGAGAGGGAAACAGGGCCGCTTCTTTGGGAGGGAGGGTTTCGGTGAGGATAGAAGGGCCGAGCCGAAGGAAGTTGACCCGGGAGCGTGTAAGCATGGTGCCGGGATCTGGGCGAGGCAACTCGGCGCGGGCGGGCGTGGTGTTGCGGCGGTGGGAGCACATGGATGATGCGGGCACGCTGAGCCGCGGCCTCGTGCGGCAGGACggctctttctccttcaccaacTGTCGACCCTCGGAGATATGCCGGGCCACGCAGGGCTGA
- the LOC127009864 gene encoding uncharacterized transmembrane protein DDB_G0289901-like isoform X15, giving the protein MPESNCHLCHIHDHTPSNTLLRTHPLRVSRTNHTTTALPSTSTTLPHHHHHGRSARGSGSNLANLSDRTNSLPGSRSNTLSHTPQVSIAPDGDRVGTHRRHHHSRHHHRHHHHSRHSDDSRHGSTNSRDDLSGVLAALMETSRSPSAASNRASSGHREPDLLTALPPVAHTSKGSTLTRETREGERRPSNSTLAQDTEQDYYLHVHRQAFKEEARRQRFNLQTVMLIGCYTLLFVVAIIVGVVLCQQNGWLGLGTPDPPPPLSDNPDFRPSQARELDRTGRGRGSRNRGARLPGPTIDYDYPDDGPPPRISAGPILPSGENDPLRSLNFGPDDLAAAEAGHGVGGRAPPLPVSPSGAQSDSSRNWEGAENRAGVGGGGKSLRPHPGRRPAPGNLPDAFVPQGSPGGQGRPAGVAGAGILDTLMSVEEHGVAGGSHGQGGVFMPGGDGRNTAGSNRAFNGAGNTASNNRAFDGAGSTVGNNRAFNGAGNTADNNRAFNGAGNTAGNNRAFDGAGNTAGNNRAFNGAGNTAGNNRAFNGAGNTAGNNIAFNGAGNTAGNNRAFNGAGNTAGNNRAFNGAGNTAGNNRAFNGAGNTAGNTRAFNIAGNNGVFNTAGNTAGNNGAFSGARSTAASNNVAFNAAGNTGTGSSSSFSTAGVTGAGSNGRFNGAANTPENNAAQNAASIVGGGGDRAFNSVGNAGTGRNGAFRVAANNDDGANRVFSGVGNSGSGANGAFNGAGNTGGGSLNGAGNTGGGSLNGAGNTGGGSLNGAGNTGGGSLNGAGNTGGGSLNGAGNTGGGSLNGAGNTGGGSLNGAGNTGGRSLNGAGNTGGRSLNGAGNTGGRSLNGAGNTGGRSLNGAGNTGGRSLNGAGNTGGGSLNGAGNTGVRGNTGGVINIGTVAESTSPAGTGAGSTGLEATGVGTAGVGATGLGNVDVGATGSRARGVGSTGVRGTGAGVTGADNIGVGATGSRASGAGITGVRGTGVGNTGVGNTGIGATGNGGVSRSGVATDRNGDGTLTGVTGNTGMGSTGTLGGGVNGNRAVNTGGNAATTPLGGIVNNGNARFNNGVVNAGAGSGGSRSNGRRPAGTLLPVTTSTVNTGSSNAFASGGVPLPGLGPHGNSVPNTGIGNGGSTGNTRNRPNAGVGSTGLGIGTGSAGVSHDSAGTGVDNTGFGTGVRNAGAGIGLGGAGAGTDVANSGFGAAVGSAGNTGVGGVGADMGTGVGKVSAGVGNAGNRFAVRVNNDDTRTGVSNTGGSAVLGNAGASNWVTNNGAGNTAGADTSDASVGTKVVNAGVGGRASNVRTGISVGSTGAGEDTGRQDNAASIIGAGRPGLGLSGGAAVDVSGDRVTDGGGGVRRPGGRQSTRGRGVLRDLGNGNRNIGRGSAEPSNSAPTPGSEGRGGPSAPAQPAPSNTLGGGEAEAKAGQGQGSVASRRTVAGPGFTVQRGQVVAMATITPDSPDPTLLRPDHDVIVHISPSTQGPAVTLLANPDKTGDTTIEATGGGSAGTASTGAVGEGNRAASLGGRVSVRIEGPSRRKLTRERVSMVPGSGRGNSARAGVVLRRWEHMDDAGTLSRGLVRQDGSFSFTNCRPSEICRATQG; this is encoded by the exons ATGCCTGAATCCAACTGCCACCTTTGCCACATTCACGACCACACTCCCTCCAACACACTTCTCAGAACCCATCCCTTAAGGGTCTCCAGaaccaaccacaccaccaccgcactaccatccacctccaccacactccctcaccaccaccaccatgggagATCAGCACGAGGGAGTGGGAGTAACTTAGCCAACCTTAGCGACAGAACGAACTCCCTCCCTGGCAGCCGCAGCAACACCCTCTCGCACACTCCACAAGTCTCCATAGCCCCTGATGGTGATAGGGTTGGCACACACAGACGGCATCACCATTcccgtcatcaccaccgtcaccatcaccacagccgcCACTCCGATGACTCCAGGCACGGGTCTACTAACTCCAGAGATGACTTGAGTGGGGTCTTGGCTGCCCTGATGGAGACCAGTCGCTCCCCCAGTGCAGCCAGTAACCGTGCTAGTAGTGGGCACCGAGAACCTGACCTCCTCACCGCCCTTCCACCGGTCGCCCACACCAGCAA gGGCAGCACATTAACAAGGGAAACAAGGGAGGGAGAGCGGCGCCCCAGCAACAGCACGCTGGCGCAGGACACGGAGCAGGACTACTACCTCCATGTGCACCGCCAGGCCTTCAAGGAGGAGGCGCGGCGACAACGCTTCAACCTGCAGACCGTCATGCTCATAGGCTGCTACACGCTGCTG TTCGTGGTGGCCATCATCGTGGGTGTGGTGCTGTGTCAGCAGAACGGCTGGCTGGGCCTGGGTACACCTGACCCCCCGCCACCCCTCAGCGATAACCCTGACTTCCGGCCGTCCCAGGCACGGGAGCTAGACAGAACCGGGCGTGGCCGCGGCTCCAGGAACAGGGGCGCGCGTCTCCCCGGCCCCACTATAGACTACGACTATCCCGACGACGGGCCGCCCCCCAGGATCAGCGCCGGGCCAATCCTCCCCTCCGGTGAGAACGACCCCCTTCGCTCCCTCAACTTTGGCCCCGACGACCTGGCAGCAGCCGAAGCAGGGCATGGGGTGGGGGGCCGAGCCCCTCCCCTGCCTGTCTCCCCATCTGGTGCGCAGTCTGACTCTTCGAGAAACTGGGAGGGGGCGGAGAATCGTGCCGGGGTGGGCGGTGGCGGCAAGAGCCTCAGGCCACACCCAGGCCGCCGCCCAGCACCAGGGAATTTGCCAGACGCTTTCGTGCCCCAGGGCAGCCCCGGCGGCCAGGGTCGCCCCGCGGGGGTGGCTGGGGCAGGGATTCTGGACACCCTGATGTCTGTGGAGGAGCATGGCGTGGCAGGGGGCAGCCACGGACAGGGAGGCGTCTTCATGCCGGGCGGTGACGGGCGCAACACTGCAGGCAGCAACAGAGCATTTAATGGCGCTGGCAACACTGCTAGCAACAACAGAGCATTTGACGGCGCTGGCAGCACTGTAGGCAACAACAGAGCATTTAACGGCGCTGGCAACACTGCAGACAACAACAGAGCATTTAACGgcgctggcaacactgcaggcaACAACAGAGCATTTGACGgcgctggcaacactgcaggcaACAACAGAGCATTTAACGGCGCTGGCAATACTGCAGGTAACAACAGGGCATTTAACGgcgctggcaacactgcaggcaACAACATAGCATTTAACGgcgctggcaacactgcaggcaACAACAGAGCATTTAACGgcgctggcaacactgcaggcaACAACAGAGCATTTAACGgcgctggcaacactgcaggcaACAACAGAGCATTTAACGGCGCTGGCAACACTGCTGGCAACACCAGAGCATTTAATATTGCTGGCAACAACGGAGTATTTAACACCGCTGGCAACACTGCTGGCAACAACGGAGCATTTAGCGGAGCTAGAAGCACTGCTGCCAGCAATAATGTAGCATTTAACGCTGCTGGCAACACTGGTACTGGCAGCAGCAGCTCATTCAGCACCGCAGGTGTCACTGGTGCTGGCAGCAACGGAAGATTCAACGGCGCTGCCAACACTCCTGAGAACAACGCAGCACAGAACGCAGCCAGCATCGTAGGAGGGGGCGGCGACAGAGCATTTAACAGTGTTGGTAACGCAGGCACGGGCAGAAACGGGGCATTTAGAGTTGctgctaataatgatgatggtgccAACAGGGTATTCAGTGGTGTTGGTAACTCTGGTAGCGGTGCCAATGGAGCATTTAATGGTGCTGGCAACACTGGAGGTGGATCATTGAATGGTGCTGGCAACACTGGAGGTGGATCATTGAATGGTGCTGGCAACACTGGAGGTGGATCATTGAATGGTGCTGGCAACACTGGAGGTGGATCATTGAATGGTGCTGGCAACACTGGAGGTGGATCATTGAATGGTGCTGGCAACACTGGAG GTGGATCATTGAATGGTGCTGGCAACACTGGAGGTGGATCACTTAATGGTGCTGGCAACACTGGAGGTAGATCACTGAATGGTGCTGGCAACACTGGAGGTAGATCACTGAATGGTGCTGGCAACACTGGAGGTAGATCACTTAATGGTGCTGGCAACACTGGAG GTAGATCACTGAATGGTGCTGGCAACACTGGAGGTAGATCACTTAATGGTGCTGGCAACACTGGAG GTGGATCACTTAATGGTGCTGGCAACACTGGTGTCCGCGGCAACACTGGCGGCGTGATTAATATCGGCACAGTTGCTGAAAGCACTAGTCCTGCCGGCACTGGTGCTGGCAGTACTGGGTTGGAAGCCACTGGTGTTGGCACTGCCGGTGTGGGAGCCACAGGTCTTGGTAACGTTGATGTGGGAGCTACTGGAAGTAGAGCTAGAGGTGTTGGTAGCACTGGTGTAAGAGGAACTGGAGCTGGAGTCACTGGTGCTGATAACATTGGTGTAGGAGCTACTGGTAGTAGAGCTAGTGGTGCTGGTATTACTGGTGTGAGAGGCACAGGTGTTGGAAATACAGGCGTTGGTAACACTGGCATAGGTGCTACCGGTAACGGGGGTGTCTCACGCAGTGGTGTTGCTACCGATCGTAACGGTGACGGAACCCTTACTGGGGTTACTGGCAACACTGGGATGGGCAGCACCGGTACACTTGGTGGTGGTGTCAACGGAAACAGAGCAGTCAACACTGGTGGTAATGCTGCGACCACTCCTCTTGGTGGTATTGTTAACAATGGCAATGCAAGATTCAACAATGGTGTTGTCAACGCTGGTGCTGGCAGTGGTGGTTCCCGCAGTAACGGGAGGCGCCCTGCCGGCACCTTGCTACCTGTCACTACCTCCACAGTCAACACCGGTAGTAGCAACGCCTTTGCAAGTGGTGGTGTTCCCCTCCCCGGCCTAGGACCTCATGGAAATAGTGTGCCTAATACCGGTATTGGTAACGGTGGTAGTACTGGCAATACTAGGAACAGACCAAACGCTGGTGTTGGTAGTACTGGTTTGGGTATTGGCACAGGCAGTGCTGGTGTTAGTCATGATAGTGCTGGTACAGGTGTTGACAATACTGGTTTTGGCACTGGTGTTCGCAACGCCGGGGCAGGTATTGGTttaggtggtgctggtgctggaacTGATGTTGCTAATTCTGGTTTTGGTGCTGCTGTTGGCAGTGCTGGTAATACCGGTGTTGGCGGTGTTGGAGCTGATATGGGCACTGGTGTTGGCAAAGTTAGTGCTGGTGTTGGTAATGCTGGGAACAGATTTGCTGTCAGAGTTAATAATGATGACACTAGGACTGGTGTTAGCAATACTGGTGGCAGTGCTGTTCTAGGCAATGCTGGTGCCAGTAATTGGGTCACTAATAATGGTGCTGGAAATACTGCCGGCGCTGATACTAGTGATGCTAGTGTTGGCACTAAAGTTGTGAACGCTGGTGTTGGCGGTAGAGCTAGTAATGTTCGTACAGGTATAAGTGTTGGCAGTACTGGAGCTGGTGAGGATACAGGAAGACAGGATAACGCCGCGAGTATTATCGGCGCTGGCAGACCTGGCCTCGGGCTTAGTGGCGGGGCCGCGGTGGATGTTAGCGGTGACAGGGTCACTGATGGCGGCGGCGGAGTACGGCGGCCAGGGGGGCGGCAAAGCACTCGAGGGCGAGGAGTCTTACGGGACTTGGGTAATGGAAACAGAAACATAGGGCGGGGGAGTGCAGAACCCTCTAACTCCGCCCCCACCCCAGGATCTGAAGGAAGGGGCGGCCCCAGCGCCCCTGCCCAGCCCGCTCCGAGCAATACCCTAGGAGGCGGCGAAGCAGAGGCCAAGGCGGGACAGGGGCAGGGCAGCGTGGCGTCGCGGCGTACCGTGGCGGGACCGGGATTCACTGTGCAGCGGGGACAGGTGGTTGCCATGGCCACCATCACGCCGGACAGCCCCGACCCGACGCTGTTGCGCCCCGACCATGACGTCATCGTTCACATCTCCCCAAGCACGCAGGGTCCCGCCGTGACGCTGCTGGCCAACCCCGACAAGACAGGCGACACAACCATTGAAGCTACGGGAGGGGGAAGTGCTGGGACGGCGAGCACGGGTGCGGTGGGAGAGGGAAACAGGGCCGCTTCTTTGGGAGGGAGGGTTTCGGTGAGGATAGAAGGGCCGAGCCGAAGGAAGTTGACCCGGGAGCGTGTAAGCATGGTGCCGGGATCTGGGCGAGGCAACTCGGCGCGGGCGGGCGTGGTGTTGCGGCGGTGGGAGCACATGGATGATGCGGGCACGCTGAGCCGCGGCCTCGTGCGGCAGGACggctctttctccttcaccaacTGTCGACCCTCGGAGATATGCCGGGCCACGCAGGGCTGA